From one Nothobranchius furzeri strain GRZ-AD chromosome 2, NfurGRZ-RIMD1, whole genome shotgun sequence genomic stretch:
- the LOC129167788 gene encoding sterile alpha motif domain-containing protein 3-like, with protein sequence MTLRGLSTEELLKKLMEEGIDVSDDEAQRFRDNDVDGETVDCGLTETMVAYLFDKSFKKQLKFRDFTNRYKEVIITLQPVDPFEGTAEGPVSQANQSSIPSCRRLPAVISIPKFPQDVQSRLDLKEPVQKEQKYRNKIIGTLYEMLSQYTMYPTHSDYIQVIKALIVKYPFLRDVHGNGYDTWHSQLKRKFKAERAPLISNEEVNRVKEKFGRTQKHRTTEESSSSCLKRLKPSLDSCFVGEDAASVDAHIKVLNDQHKKLHPDTALVKDRMTKTFAWRRREVAEGMCTVDLLKRYPFLGTPTGLCDEVDLMHPCQDNICRRFSENFTAVLQNVLQMTKDLPLKKVYMEARVNALAEDITGIDFKGALLLLPSIFKEKIEDFIILGENTPTSPYPTIRMKDKNWTAALSRQCRGVVTVEGVDVCSCRSLDEAYISAFSSFFVFNMTYPAYFKKTLVFLQNCIVNIGDQGDKPLPVSVTRVLNQLY encoded by the exons ATAACGATGTAGATGGAGAGACGGTAGACTGTGGACTCACTGAGACCATGGTTGCATATCTTTTTGACAAGtctttcaaaaagcagctgaagttcAGAGACTTCACAAATCGCTACAAGGAAGTCATCATCACTTTACAACCGGTCGACCCATTTGAAGGTACCGCTGAAGGTCCAGTGTCCCAAGCAAACCAGAG TTCTATACCTTCTTGCCGTAGACTGCCTGCAGTTATTTCCATTCCAAAATTCCCACAAGATGTCCAGAGTCGCTTGGATCTCAAAGAACCAGTCCAGAAAGAACAGAAGTACCGAAACAAAATAATTGGGACTCTTTATGAAATGCTGTCACAGTACACAAT GTACCCAACCCACTCAGACTACATCCAGGTCATCAAAGCCCTGATTGTGAAGTATCCTTTCTTAAGAGATGTACACGGAAATGGTTAT GACACCTGGCATAGCCAACTCAAGAGAAAGTTCAAAGCAGAACGGGCTCCCCTAATCAGCAACGAAGAAGTGAACCGGGTTAAAGAAAAGTTTGGACGCACGCAGAAACATCGGACCACAGAGGAATCCAGCAGCTCCTGTCTGAAGAGACTGAAGCCCTCTCTC GATTCGTGCTTTGTGGGGGAAGATGCAGCCTCCGTTGATGCTCATATCAAGGTACTAAATGATCAGCACAAGAAGCTACATCCTGACACAGCACTGGTGAAAGACCGCATGACAAAAACCTTTGCATGGAGACGTCGAGAGGTAGCTGAAGGAATGTGTACTGTGGACCTATTAAAGAGATATCCATTCCTGGGGACACCCACAGGG TTGTGTGATGAGGTTGATTTAATGCATCCTTGCCAAGACAACATCTGTCGCCGCTTTAGCGAAAACTTCACAGCTGTTCTTCAAAATGTTCTTCAAATGACCAAGGATTTGCCACTGAAGAAGGTCTACATGGAGGCAAGAGTGAATGCACTGGCTGAAGACATTACAG GAATTGACTTCAAGGGGGCACTTCTCCTCTTGCCATCCATCTTCAAGGAGAAGATAGAAGATTTCATCATCCTTGGAGAG AATACTCCCACGAGTCCATACCCAACCATTCGAATGAAGGATAAGAATTGGACAGCTGCCCTCTCAAGACAGTGTCGCGGTGTTGTGACAGTTGAAGGAGTGGATGTTTGCTCGtgccgctcgctggatgaggcctACATCTCAGCATTCTCCAGCTTCTTCGTGTTCAACATGACCTACCCTGCATACTTCAAGAAAACACTTGTCTTTCTTCAGAACTGCATTGTCAACATAGGAGACCAGGGAGACAAACCCCTTCCAGTAAGTGTCACCAGGGTACTTAACCAACTCTATTAA